The Mycolicibacterium mageritense genome contains a region encoding:
- a CDS encoding polymorphic toxin-type HINT domain-containing protein — MWAGWPARWLAVLCAFAVTVAGLHLVTGSARQGDREIATIAATTVEGFAEAAGAAFTDSAVGSDPSLTAEQRRAGLPADPVAGLTSQTPVGLVQVVLPGGLGAAQHTSGGQVVYPDAGAGFDLLAENTATGTRTVAKVDGPGGVRMVTTFVRTPADTVMLAHTNGYLTINKATPAAETIGMFSPAETRDATGKLVPSSYVVKQIAPQLYALAEVFDPQPGTTWPVYVDPPLHLTGPLPQGFFDSVTNAVSSVADTVTSAASTAVSATVSGAKAVGTFVKENPLESAMLVGGVALALTGVGGPASAAMIASATVNLASATVDIAAAAMPDNQTLGIASDVLGAASMVTPQGAAKKVVKEGAELAAQQLAKHADDVVDVAKAVPTPPSQLVDEVAATAAAKAPVTPGVSPKAPNAPPAKGPELPCAGQSFSPDTAVMLADGSSRPIAQLGVGDLVWSTDPTSGQSGPQLVQAVLVNHDTDLLDLTITNAAGESSVINTTSGHPFYSTTRAHESTRGLAASTSTAAYGPGWTDARNLTSGDGLYTPNNVAAQVKSTTPVAGVADMWDLTIENTHTFYITTPTASVLVHNCPAGPDLPVPDAAQPKPATDGKDITPKVKDHVTADRVSKSPDGNLRCENPHCAERVFRQEGRTRKGDKIPPNRAQFDHDTQPKSQGGTGGANGEDTKILCARCNGPAGKGDKSAEEWAAVQEDVGRDSKRIIQEFVRQHGQPPDGVIRTPNLRPQATVRNDEAQSTTQASAAQRRDTAIGQAREANNAPSQGNTGSAGTKSKDGGKKKSEKKKSDKKKDKTKKKNKKSKQNHKKPK, encoded by the coding sequence TTGTGGGCGGGGTGGCCGGCCCGCTGGCTCGCCGTGTTGTGCGCATTCGCGGTCACGGTAGCCGGGCTGCACCTGGTCACCGGTTCTGCGCGGCAGGGCGATCGCGAAATCGCGACGATCGCAGCCACGACGGTCGAGGGGTTCGCGGAGGCCGCTGGTGCTGCGTTCACTGATTCCGCGGTCGGTTCCGACCCTTCGCTGACTGCTGAGCAGCGTCGTGCGGGATTACCGGCTGATCCGGTGGCCGGCTTGACCTCGCAGACTCCGGTCGGCCTGGTTCAGGTGGTGTTGCCCGGCGGGCTCGGGGCGGCTCAACACACGTCGGGTGGTCAGGTCGTCTACCCGGATGCGGGTGCGGGGTTTGACTTGTTGGCGGAGAACACCGCGACCGGTACCCGCACGGTGGCCAAGGTCGACGGTCCGGGTGGGGTGCGGATGGTCACCACCTTTGTGCGGACCCCGGCCGATACGGTGATGCTGGCCCACACCAATGGCTATCTCACGATCAACAAGGCGACTCCGGCCGCCGAGACGATCGGCATGTTCTCCCCGGCCGAAACCCGCGACGCCACAGGAAAACTGGTCCCGAGCTCCTATGTCGTCAAACAGATCGCGCCGCAACTGTATGCGTTGGCCGAGGTGTTCGACCCTCAACCAGGCACGACCTGGCCGGTCTATGTCGACCCGCCCCTGCACCTGACCGGGCCGTTGCCGCAAGGGTTCTTCGACTCGGTCACCAACGCGGTCAGCTCCGTCGCCGACACGGTGACTTCGGCGGCCTCGACCGCGGTGTCGGCCACCGTCTCCGGCGCCAAAGCCGTCGGCACGTTTGTCAAGGAGAACCCGCTGGAATCGGCCATGCTGGTCGGCGGGGTCGCTCTTGCGTTGACCGGGGTCGGTGGGCCCGCCAGTGCCGCGATGATCGCCTCGGCCACCGTGAATCTGGCCAGCGCCACGGTGGATATCGCCGCCGCGGCGATGCCCGACAACCAGACTCTCGGGATCGCGTCGGACGTGCTGGGGGCCGCGTCGATGGTGACCCCGCAAGGTGCGGCGAAAAAGGTTGTCAAAGAGGGCGCCGAGCTGGCCGCCCAACAACTCGCCAAACACGCCGACGACGTCGTCGATGTCGCCAAAGCCGTACCCACCCCACCGAGCCAACTCGTCGACGAGGTCGCGGCCACCGCAGCCGCGAAAGCGCCTGTTACCCCCGGGGTTTCCCCGAAAGCCCCGAACGCACCGCCGGCCAAGGGTCCCGAGTTGCCGTGTGCGGGGCAGTCTTTCAGTCCTGACACCGCGGTGATGCTCGCAGACGGCAGCAGTCGGCCGATCGCTCAACTGGGTGTGGGTGATCTGGTGTGGTCCACCGACCCCACTTCGGGTCAGTCCGGGCCGCAGCTGGTGCAGGCGGTGTTGGTCAACCATGACACCGACCTGCTCGACCTCACCATCACCAACGCGGCTGGTGAGTCCTCGGTCATCAACACCACCAGCGGGCACCCCTTCTACAGCACCACCCGAGCACACGAGTCGACCCGGGGTCTTGCGGCCTCCACATCGACCGCGGCGTACGGGCCTGGTTGGACCGATGCCAGGAATCTGACCTCGGGCGACGGGCTCTACACCCCCAACAACGTTGCCGCGCAGGTCAAATCGACCACTCCGGTGGCCGGTGTCGCCGACATGTGGGATCTCACGATCGAGAACACCCACACCTTCTACATCACCACCCCCACCGCATCGGTTCTCGTCCACAACTGTCCAGCCGGCCCCGACCTGCCAGTTCCCGACGCCGCTCAGCCGAAACCCGCCACCGACGGCAAGGACATCACACCGAAAGTCAAGGATCACGTCACCGCGGACCGGGTATCGAAGAGCCCTGACGGCAACCTGCGCTGCGAAAACCCGCACTGCGCCGAGCGGGTCTTCCGGCAAGAAGGCAGAACGCGTAAAGGCGACAAGATCCCGCCGAACCGTGCCCAATTCGACCACGACACCCAACCCAAATCGCAGGGCGGCACCGGCGGTGCAAACGGCGAAGACACCAAGATTCTGTGCGCCCGATGCAATGGCCCCGCAGGCAAGGGCGATAAGTCGGCGGAGGAATGGGCGGCGGTCCAAGAAGATGTGGGCCGAGATTCGAAACGGATCATCCAGGAATTCGTTCGGCAGCACGGCCAGCCGCCGGACGGCGTGATCCGTACACCGAATCTGCGCCCACAGGCCACTGTGCGCAACGATGAAGCCCAGTCCACGACCCAAGCCAGCGCGGCCCAGCGCCGCGACACTGCGATCGGACAGGCACGGGAAGCCAATAACGCACCGTCGCAGGGCAACACGGGATCTGCCGGAACGAAGTCCAAAGACGGTGGGAAAAAGAAGAGCGAGAAGAAAAAGTCTGACAAGAAGAAAGACAAGACCAAAAAGAAGAACAAGAAGAGTAAGCAAAACCACAAAAAGCCTAAATAG
- a CDS encoding leucine-rich repeat domain-containing protein: MTSTTPGRAEGYRDVASPLTAEMLAPLPPASPGIAIDEPLTDGDYQTVAEFLTAYPDKKLYVSQLQTPEWSSRPFVEHPITDLKFLRFFPSLQRFACNLFYLESLDGLQHLNACVQLRIFKSPARLSAAPIGDLTGLDYLMLDGQIRDLDTLKTLPNLTTLSLGYARKLPGLDFLPAGLRTFYMNRGSITDISALADTHLEKLSFFKVGALSNLTPISHVTSLRNLQLYHLREVTDLPDMSALTNLTDLIIDDLKNLSDTRPVLTAPNLTNLSVTNLPSINPQAWEHTWKTWLQQGRPPFWE; encoded by the coding sequence GTGACCAGCACCACTCCAGGCAGGGCCGAAGGCTACCGCGACGTCGCCTCGCCGCTGACCGCTGAGATGCTCGCGCCGCTGCCGCCAGCCTCGCCCGGTATTGCGATCGACGAGCCGCTGACCGACGGCGATTACCAGACCGTCGCGGAATTCCTCACCGCCTATCCCGACAAGAAACTCTACGTATCGCAGCTTCAAACGCCCGAGTGGAGTTCCCGTCCGTTCGTCGAACATCCGATCACTGATCTGAAATTTCTGCGTTTTTTCCCGAGCCTGCAACGATTCGCTTGCAATCTGTTCTATCTGGAATCTCTTGACGGCCTGCAACATTTGAACGCCTGCGTACAGTTGCGGATCTTCAAAAGCCCGGCGCGGCTGTCGGCTGCGCCGATCGGGGACCTCACCGGACTTGATTACCTAATGCTCGATGGCCAGATCCGTGACCTCGACACCCTCAAAACGCTCCCGAACCTGACCACCTTGAGTCTGGGATACGCCCGCAAACTCCCAGGCCTGGACTTCCTGCCGGCCGGTCTGCGCACCTTCTATATGAACCGCGGCAGCATCACCGACATCAGCGCCCTCGCCGATACCCACTTGGAGAAACTGTCATTCTTCAAAGTCGGCGCGCTCTCCAATCTCACTCCCATCTCGCACGTTACGAGCCTGCGGAACCTGCAGCTGTATCACCTCCGCGAAGTCACCGACCTACCCGACATGAGCGCACTAACCAATCTCACCGACCTCATCATCGACGACCTCAAAAACCTTTCCGACACCCGACCAGTCCTCACCGCACCTAACCTGACCAACCTCTCAGTCACCAACCTGCCCAGCATCAACCCCCAAGCCTGGGAACACACCTGGAAAACCTGGCTCCAACAAGGCCGACCACCCTTCTGGGAGTAA
- a CDS encoding DUF4265 domain-containing protein: MRFKVDTDDNHSWPPANSETLWVMPEPQARTYRILSIPVLANGIAIDDTVFGEVEPNGDLTFDRKYISGGHSTIRIFIDHQADENTLTERITAIVSEIEDAGCTVRRTRWDLILAVDIPTLDAYEHVYDDCLIPRGEAGDLSVESACMTFDT; encoded by the coding sequence ATGAGGTTCAAGGTCGACACCGACGACAATCACTCCTGGCCGCCCGCCAACTCGGAGACACTCTGGGTAATGCCCGAGCCGCAGGCCCGAACGTACCGCATACTCAGTATCCCCGTTCTGGCCAACGGAATCGCGATTGATGACACCGTCTTCGGTGAGGTTGAGCCGAACGGCGACCTCACGTTCGACCGCAAGTACATCTCCGGCGGACACTCCACCATCCGGATCTTCATCGACCACCAGGCCGACGAAAATACCCTCACTGAACGCATCACCGCCATCGTCAGCGAGATAGAGGACGCCGGCTGCACCGTCCGGCGAACTCGATGGGATCTCATCCTCGCCGTCGACATTCCCACCCTCGACGCTTACGAACATGTCTACGACGATTGCCTCATCCCCCGGGGTGAAGCCGGCGATCTCAGCGTCGAATCAGCGTGCATGACCTTCGATACCTAA
- a CDS encoding TetR/AcrR family transcriptional regulator: MKRRPATSADSAATRERILDGALQLAAITGLRKFSMEEIARQAKIGRATLYLYFKGRDALISALVQSELARYFAGIQQVVDQYHDADDRLVHGFAQAYRLLRHHPALTTVLRVNPEILLPYLIAEDSLALNLARGFVDSTFNQDDLPAAARAPFAEYLSRAIHSLILIPGGVLNIDSPSGPEDYARTFLLPVLRSMSAEAAVIQP; encoded by the coding sequence GTGAAACGACGGCCCGCGACCAGCGCCGACTCCGCCGCCACGCGCGAACGGATCCTCGACGGCGCGTTGCAACTGGCCGCCATCACGGGGTTGCGCAAGTTCTCGATGGAGGAGATCGCGCGGCAAGCCAAGATCGGCCGCGCCACGCTGTACCTGTATTTCAAGGGCCGCGACGCCCTGATCAGCGCCTTGGTGCAGAGCGAGCTCGCGCGCTACTTCGCGGGCATCCAGCAGGTCGTCGACCAGTACCACGACGCCGACGATCGACTGGTGCACGGCTTCGCGCAGGCCTACCGGCTGCTGCGGCACCATCCGGCGCTGACCACGGTGTTGCGCGTCAACCCGGAGATCCTGCTGCCGTACCTGATCGCCGAGGACAGCCTGGCCCTCAACCTCGCCCGCGGATTCGTCGACTCGACCTTCAATCAAGACGACCTTCCCGCGGCCGCCCGGGCGCCTTTCGCGGAGTACCTGTCCCGGGCCATTCACTCGTTGATCCTGATTCCCGGCGGCGTGCTGAACATCGACTCCCCGAGCGGGCCCGAGGATTACGCGCGGACCTTCCTGCTGCCGGTGCTGCGCTCGATGAGTGCGGAAGCTGCCGTCATCCAGCCGTAG
- a CDS encoding AurF N-oxygenase family protein, protein MTVTSNIPGHEAQRQEMADRLIGGSMRRSYNSEIDIDWDAPQDPDLFYLPPEGVSLYGTPLWEQMTHAERVELSRQEAANLLTRGVWFENTLNQGLLRAMLYQDPTSRNVHYALTEIGDETRHMIMFGRTISAIGARPYRLSKLQAWSVQRLPSLYKGLLLWGAALCGEELLDDLQRRFAHHPQLQPIMAQVFRIHIAEEARHIRYAREGVLRRLQHSTWLERRLAKDLNGIAAFVIRRLMYDKEVYRRCGLDVKEAMRQARANQQVGAIRQESFRSLYQFMEDNGLMSRVSRRFWRYYGFLE, encoded by the coding sequence ATGACAGTGACGTCCAACATTCCGGGCCACGAAGCCCAGCGGCAGGAGATGGCGGACCGGCTGATCGGCGGCTCGATGCGGCGGTCCTACAACTCGGAAATCGATATCGACTGGGATGCACCCCAGGATCCCGACCTGTTCTATCTGCCCCCTGAGGGCGTGTCGCTGTACGGCACCCCGTTGTGGGAGCAGATGACGCATGCCGAACGCGTGGAGTTGTCCCGGCAGGAGGCGGCCAATCTGCTCACGCGTGGCGTGTGGTTCGAGAACACGCTTAATCAGGGCCTGCTGCGGGCGATGCTGTACCAGGATCCGACGTCGCGCAACGTGCACTACGCGCTGACCGAGATCGGTGACGAGACCCGGCACATGATCATGTTCGGGCGCACCATCAGCGCCATCGGGGCGCGGCCCTACCGGTTGTCGAAACTGCAGGCGTGGAGCGTCCAGCGGCTGCCGTCGCTGTACAAGGGCCTGTTGCTGTGGGGCGCGGCGCTGTGCGGTGAGGAGCTGCTCGACGATCTGCAGCGGCGGTTCGCGCACCACCCGCAGCTGCAGCCGATCATGGCGCAGGTGTTCCGCATCCACATCGCCGAGGAGGCCCGCCACATCCGCTACGCGCGTGAGGGCGTGCTCCGGCGGCTGCAGCACTCGACATGGCTGGAACGGCGGCTTGCCAAGGATCTCAACGGGATTGCGGCGTTCGTGATCCGCCGGCTGATGTACGACAAGGAGGTGTATCGCCGCTGCGGACTTGACGTCAAAGAGGCGATGCGCCAGGCGCGGGCCAACCAGCAGGTCGGGGCCATCCGGCAGGAGTCCTTCCGCAGCCTGTACCAGTTCATGGAGGACAACGGGCTGATGAGCCGGGTTTCGCGTCGCTTCTGGCGCTACTACGGATTCCTGGAGTGA
- a CDS encoding DUF4873 domain-containing protein, whose translation MTRAVDVVVSGSAAPGLVAQLRDDLTLGVVVLDAVDTAVFDGATDRWVVGELAARVLIDTAVETGTRRGLLADDDVRAGMRPYLAGARHGFPNHFTVTDDEAARYVAQCLGALWRRGCTRIEVKPHVQAQYSRGVDRVRRKDRRTAKLADFEFTTSHDREEDDEDYQGPAVLIGADGTEIDVDVHLLALYQPVDNAVRWSGRVQPSAALADLHRGLNQPVHIRVGGRPAVPAVLVDNDPWGGSHITGAGQSPYPLPLLAELARLDG comes from the coding sequence GTGACGCGCGCAGTCGACGTCGTCGTATCGGGTTCGGCAGCACCGGGTTTGGTTGCGCAACTGAGAGATGACCTCACGCTCGGTGTTGTGGTGCTCGATGCGGTTGACACCGCGGTGTTCGACGGCGCCACCGACCGATGGGTCGTCGGAGAGCTTGCGGCGCGAGTGCTGATCGACACTGCGGTGGAGACCGGCACTCGGAGGGGGCTGCTTGCCGACGACGACGTCCGCGCGGGTATGCGTCCGTACCTGGCCGGCGCCAGGCACGGTTTCCCCAACCACTTCACCGTGACCGACGACGAGGCCGCACGCTACGTCGCGCAGTGCCTCGGCGCCCTGTGGCGGCGCGGCTGCACTCGCATCGAGGTCAAGCCGCATGTGCAGGCGCAGTACAGTCGCGGCGTCGACCGGGTCCGCCGGAAAGACCGTCGCACAGCGAAACTCGCGGACTTCGAGTTCACCACGTCGCACGACCGCGAGGAGGACGACGAGGACTACCAGGGCCCCGCAGTGCTGATCGGGGCAGACGGCACCGAGATCGACGTCGATGTGCATCTACTGGCCCTGTACCAACCGGTCGACAACGCAGTGCGCTGGTCGGGGCGCGTCCAGCCGTCGGCAGCGCTGGCCGATCTGCACCGCGGGCTCAATCAGCCCGTGCACATCCGCGTCGGCGGCAGGCCGGCCGTACCCGCAGTCCTGGTCGACAACGACCCGTGGGGCGGTTCGCACATCACGGGTGCCGGCCAGTCGCCGTACCCGCTGCCGCTGCTCGCCGAACTCGCCCGGCTCGACGGATAG
- a CDS encoding FAD-dependent oxidoreductase, with protein MAYVITQNCCSDASCVVVCPVGCIHPTPDEPGFGTAELLHIDPQTCVDCGACADACPVDAILPGDKLSVDDEWYAGFNAGYYQDNPTAPEWYRRTPPQVARVSADGLRVAIVGSGAAGFYAATALLRHPGVRVDMYEKLSAPYGLIRYGVAPDHPHTKAVTDQFRWPPGQQKRFTLHLGVEIGQDITHDELLRDHHAVIYAYGAAGERHLGIAGENLPGVVGALSFVGWYNGHPDHAALAPDLSGQRAVVIGTGNVALDLARILTADPDALAGTDIAAAALASLRRSRIEEVVVLGRRGAEHAAFTTPELYALSRAAGVDVIVDPDDVPAGTGRKLDLLREIAARPATAGNKRIVLRFNTSPVEILGDHAVTGVRCSDGRIVQTGLVLRSIGFRGHAIAGVPFDDDTGTIPAVAGRVADGVYATGWIKRGPTGGIGTNRTCAEETVTTLLADYEASRLTAPQRPRAVNRRLRLWPVGSRGA; from the coding sequence GTGGCGTACGTCATCACACAAAACTGTTGCAGCGACGCATCATGCGTCGTGGTGTGCCCGGTGGGCTGCATCCACCCGACCCCGGACGAACCGGGCTTCGGCACCGCCGAACTGCTCCACATCGATCCACAGACTTGTGTCGACTGCGGAGCCTGCGCCGACGCGTGCCCCGTCGACGCCATCCTGCCGGGCGACAAGCTCTCGGTCGACGACGAGTGGTACGCGGGGTTCAACGCCGGCTATTACCAGGACAATCCGACCGCTCCCGAGTGGTACCGGCGCACCCCGCCGCAGGTCGCGCGGGTCAGCGCCGACGGTCTACGCGTCGCGATCGTGGGATCCGGCGCGGCAGGCTTCTACGCTGCGACGGCATTGCTGCGCCATCCCGGCGTGCGTGTCGACATGTACGAAAAGCTCTCCGCGCCATACGGGTTGATTCGCTACGGGGTCGCTCCGGACCATCCGCACACCAAGGCCGTCACCGACCAGTTCCGGTGGCCGCCAGGGCAGCAGAAGCGTTTCACGCTGCATCTGGGTGTCGAGATCGGGCAGGACATCACCCACGACGAGTTGTTGCGCGATCACCACGCGGTGATCTACGCCTACGGTGCCGCCGGTGAACGCCACCTCGGCATCGCGGGGGAGAACCTGCCGGGCGTTGTAGGAGCGCTGTCGTTCGTCGGCTGGTACAACGGGCATCCCGACCACGCGGCACTGGCACCCGACCTCAGCGGTCAGCGCGCCGTCGTGATCGGCACCGGCAACGTCGCGTTGGACCTCGCCCGGATCCTGACCGCGGATCCGGATGCGTTGGCGGGCACCGACATCGCCGCCGCAGCGCTCGCCTCGTTGCGACGCAGCCGGATCGAGGAAGTCGTGGTCCTGGGGCGTCGCGGCGCCGAGCACGCGGCGTTCACCACCCCCGAGCTGTATGCGCTGAGCCGCGCCGCGGGCGTCGACGTGATCGTCGACCCCGACGACGTCCCCGCCGGGACGGGCCGCAAGCTCGATCTGTTGCGTGAGATCGCCGCCCGGCCGGCCACCGCGGGCAACAAGCGGATCGTTTTGCGGTTCAACACCTCTCCGGTGGAAATTCTGGGAGATCACGCCGTCACCGGAGTGCGGTGCAGTGACGGCCGGATCGTGCAGACCGGGCTGGTGCTGCGCTCGATCGGATTTCGCGGCCATGCGATCGCCGGTGTGCCGTTCGATGACGACACCGGGACCATCCCGGCCGTGGCGGGCCGGGTGGCCGACGGGGTCTACGCGACCGGGTGGATCAAGCGTGGTCCCACCGGTGGGATAGGCACCAACCGCACGTGTGCCGAGGAGACCGTGACTACGCTGCTGGCCGACTACGAGGCGAGCAGGCTCACGGCGCCTCAGCGTCCCCGCGCGGTGAATCGCCGCCTGCGGTTGTGGCCGGTTGGGTCGCGGGGCGCTTAA
- a CDS encoding metallophosphoesterase family protein gives MHLLLIADTHVPKRARDLPPPVWDEVDRADVVIHAGDWVEPALLDALSGRARRLIGCWGNNDGAELRRRLPEQAHVTLEGLRFTVVHETGAATGREARMARDYPDTDVLVFGHSHIPWDTTAKTGLRLLNPGSPTDRRRQPHCTFMTATVSRGVLHDVTLHPLHRGTQP, from the coding sequence GTGCACCTGCTGCTGATCGCCGATACGCATGTGCCCAAGCGGGCGCGGGATCTGCCCCCGCCGGTCTGGGATGAGGTCGACCGCGCCGACGTCGTGATCCACGCCGGGGACTGGGTCGAGCCGGCGCTGCTCGACGCGCTGAGCGGGCGCGCACGCAGGCTCATCGGCTGCTGGGGCAACAACGACGGGGCCGAACTGCGTCGTCGCCTGCCCGAGCAGGCGCACGTGACATTGGAGGGTTTGCGCTTCACGGTCGTGCACGAGACCGGGGCCGCCACGGGCCGCGAGGCCCGCATGGCCAGGGACTATCCCGACACTGATGTGCTGGTGTTCGGGCATAGCCACATCCCGTGGGATACCACCGCGAAAACTGGTCTACGTCTGCTCAATCCGGGCTCGCCGACCGACCGGCGGCGGCAACCGCACTGCACGTTCATGACGGCGACGGTCAGCCGCGGTGTGTTGCACGACGTCACGCTGCATCCGCTGCACCGCGGCACACAGCCATGA
- a CDS encoding MmcQ/YjbR family DNA-binding protein, with protein MTPRRATVADVHAIAAAMPHVKRVEGPKGNPIYQVGGKSFVFFRTPQPDAVDPETGERYPDVIMIWVESESDKLALVQDPSSPFFTTDRFDGHLSVLVRGSEIGAISRTELTELIQDAWLSRASARRAERWLAEHGG; from the coding sequence ATGACGCCGCGGCGCGCCACGGTGGCCGACGTACACGCGATCGCCGCGGCCATGCCGCACGTGAAACGTGTTGAGGGGCCCAAGGGCAACCCGATCTACCAGGTGGGCGGAAAGTCGTTCGTGTTCTTCCGCACGCCGCAACCCGACGCCGTGGATCCCGAAACCGGGGAGCGGTATCCCGACGTGATCATGATCTGGGTCGAGTCGGAGAGCGACAAGCTCGCGCTGGTGCAGGATCCGTCGTCGCCGTTCTTCACGACCGACCGCTTCGACGGGCATCTGTCAGTTCTGGTGCGGGGCAGTGAGATCGGCGCGATCAGCCGTACCGAACTGACCGAGTTGATCCAGGATGCGTGGCTGTCCAGGGCTTCGGCACGGCGGGCCGAGCGGTGGCTCGCCGAGCACGGCGGCTAG
- a CDS encoding winged helix-turn-helix transcriptional regulator, whose amino-acid sequence MSQLGKFTCGLDAAFAVVDGKWKPLILWELQGGPKRFNALHRSLPGVSQKMLTQHLKELQRHGVVHRESYHEVPPRVEYSMTPAGEELLESLEPLGIWATKHIELICAAEAG is encoded by the coding sequence ATGAGTCAGTTGGGTAAATTCACCTGCGGCCTGGATGCAGCGTTCGCCGTGGTGGACGGGAAGTGGAAGCCACTGATCCTGTGGGAGTTGCAGGGCGGGCCGAAACGGTTCAACGCGCTGCACCGCAGCCTGCCCGGGGTGTCACAGAAGATGCTCACGCAACACCTCAAGGAGCTGCAGCGGCACGGCGTGGTGCATCGGGAGAGCTACCACGAGGTGCCACCGCGCGTCGAGTACTCGATGACGCCCGCAGGCGAAGAGCTCCTCGAATCGCTTGAGCCGTTGGGCATTTGGGCCACCAAGCACATCGAACTGATCTGTGCCGCCGAGGCGGGCTAG
- a CDS encoding NAD(P)-dependent oxidoreductase, whose product MTNPQLTVGFLGTGEMGSALVRSVLGAGHRAVIWNRNAHKAEALAGAGATVAATAGEALDADLIVVCLFDHKSVHAVLDPLAERLAGRRVLNLTTTSAEGARELARWAAGAGVDYLDGGIMATPAMIGNPGSSLLYSGSRALFDDHRELLETWGTAEYFGDDAGLASLYDLALLSAMYVMFAGFFHGAAMVGTVGVPAKEFAVRARAFLGAVLEAVEEFAGVVDGGDYGVPGQQSLLFSDVSDIVETSRGQGISTEVIDVVQRLIQRQIAAGHGEDGFARIIESIKRPAA is encoded by the coding sequence ATGACAAATCCGCAACTGACAGTCGGCTTTCTCGGAACCGGGGAGATGGGTTCGGCGCTGGTCCGCAGCGTGCTCGGTGCCGGCCATCGCGCCGTGATCTGGAACCGCAACGCGCACAAGGCCGAGGCGCTGGCCGGGGCCGGCGCGACCGTGGCGGCCACCGCGGGCGAGGCGCTGGACGCCGACCTGATCGTGGTATGCCTGTTCGACCACAAGTCCGTGCACGCCGTGCTCGATCCACTCGCCGAGCGACTCGCGGGCCGGCGAGTGCTGAACCTGACCACCACATCGGCCGAGGGCGCACGCGAACTCGCACGCTGGGCGGCAGGCGCGGGCGTCGACTATCTCGACGGCGGCATCATGGCCACGCCCGCGATGATCGGCAACCCCGGCTCGTCACTGCTCTACAGCGGGTCGCGAGCGCTGTTCGACGACCATCGTGAACTGCTCGAAACCTGGGGAACCGCGGAGTATTTCGGCGACGATGCCGGGTTGGCCTCACTGTACGACCTGGCGTTGCTCTCGGCCATGTACGTGATGTTCGCTGGCTTCTTCCACGGTGCCGCGATGGTCGGCACCGTCGGTGTCCCGGCCAAGGAATTCGCGGTGCGGGCCAGGGCGTTTCTCGGGGCCGTGCTGGAAGCGGTCGAGGAGTTCGCCGGCGTGGTCGACGGTGGTGACTACGGTGTGCCCGGGCAGCAGAGCCTGTTGTTCTCCGACGTCTCGGACATCGTCGAGACCAGCCGGGGACAGGGCATCAGCACCGAGGTCATCGACGTGGTTCAGCGGCTGATCCAGCGTCAGATTGCCGCGGGACACGGCGAAGACGGTTTCGCGCGCATCATCGAGAGCATCAAGAGGCCGGCCGCATGA
- a CDS encoding NAD(P)-dependent oxidoreductase, which yields MSVSVLGLGPMGQALTRALLNANHRTTVWNRTAAKADDVVARGAVWADDPASAIAAGDLTLVNVVDQQAVDAVLTAAGDAVAGRVIIGLSAGTPDAARRTASFVTGAGGAYLDGAIMTPTDTIGTASASVLFSGPRELFDDHREVLSALGTLTWLGEDVGRAEAFDVALLDLFWTSVSGFVHALSIAKANGVSAVELLPHANGISEILPAIFTEIAERVESGRHDDASAPVSSVAASLRNLISAARSAGIDAGALETFRDYVDAAVAAGHGDAEISRITPLGIG from the coding sequence ATGAGTGTCTCCGTTCTCGGGCTCGGGCCGATGGGTCAGGCGCTGACCCGCGCGCTGCTCAACGCGAATCATCGCACCACGGTGTGGAACCGGACCGCCGCCAAGGCCGACGACGTCGTGGCGCGCGGTGCGGTCTGGGCGGACGATCCTGCGTCCGCGATTGCCGCTGGCGACCTCACGCTGGTCAACGTGGTCGATCAGCAGGCCGTGGATGCGGTGCTGACCGCGGCAGGCGATGCCGTCGCAGGCCGGGTGATCATCGGCCTGAGCGCCGGCACACCCGACGCGGCGCGCCGCACCGCCTCGTTCGTGACGGGGGCGGGCGGGGCGTATCTCGACGGCGCCATCATGACACCGACCGACACCATCGGAACCGCCAGTGCCAGTGTGCTTTTCTCGGGCCCTCGTGAGCTGTTCGACGATCACCGCGAGGTCTTGTCTGCCCTCGGGACACTCACGTGGCTCGGTGAGGATGTGGGTCGGGCGGAAGCATTCGACGTCGCGCTGCTCGATCTGTTCTGGACGTCGGTGAGCGGATTCGTGCACGCCTTGTCGATCGCGAAAGCCAACGGCGTCAGCGCGGTGGAGCTGTTGCCGCATGCCAACGGCATCAGCGAGATCCTCCCGGCGATCTTCACCGAGATCGCCGAGCGGGTCGAGTCCGGCCGGCACGACGACGCGAGTGCGCCCGTGTCGTCGGTCGCGGCATCACTGCGCAATCTGATCTCCGCGGCGCGATCGGCGGGGATCGATGCCGGCGCGCTGGAAACCTTCCGGGACTACGTCGATGCCGCGGTGGCCGCGGGTCACGGCGACGCGGAGATCAGCAGGATCACCCCACTCGGAATCGGATAG